The Triticum urartu cultivar G1812 chromosome 5, Tu2.1, whole genome shotgun sequence genome contains the following window.
GCAACATGCACCGGTATGGTTCTTCGTGATCATGAGGGTGATGTTATTTTCAGTGCTTGTTAACATCTTCTTCATTGCCATGATGCACTAGAATCTGAATTATCTGCGATTAAAGAAGGATTATCTCTGGCATTAAAATGGAGTCAATGACCAATACTAGTAATTGAGTCAGATTGTTTGGAGGCTGTTAATTTAGTTTGTAAGGGAGATATGGACAGATCAGGAAACAATACTATTGTTCGTGAAATCAAGCAACTTATGGAATAATGAAATTCTTGTATTACTCACATTACTCAAAATATCATAAACCATTTGTTGGCATCTTATGATAGGAGCTCTGGCCGCACTATGGTTTGGCTTGGTTCAAGCCCTCATGAGGTTGTCACACAATCTACTTTTGATAGCGATGCTACGTGAGTAATATAAGTATTTTTCCCGCAAAGAAAGAGAGTCAAATATATGGGTATGAAAATAGCAAATAGTTAATTGCTAGTGATGCAGCTCACAAACTAAAATACTACCCCCCTaatccatattaattgtcgctGATTTAGTATAATTTTGTACCTCTTCGTTTTTACTTACTTCACATATTAGCTTTGTCTCAAGTCAAATTTTATAAACTTTGATCAAgtttacaaaaacaaaaacatTGACAGTaccaaataaataccattagattatCATTGAATACATTTTCATATCATATATATTTGTTATCGTGAAAGTGTAGATTGTTTTCTATAAACTTGATCAATCCTTTTTAAACTTTGACTTAAGTCAAAGCTAACATGCTGAGTAAACAAAAGCGAATAAAGTGCTAAATCAGCGAgattaatatggatcggaggaGTGTCTCCTAATGAAATTTACAAACATTTTAAAAGGCAGTGAGGAAATAAAAACGTACTATCTGCTGGCAGCTGGCTGCTTTTGACACATGGACAGCGTGGATATGCATGGGCATATGAAATGCGTACGTGGCATGCAGTTCCGATTGCCTTGTCGACCCATGAATGCATAGTCGACAAACAAACCCCTTTCCGCAATGATACGACGATTGATGGTACGTGTCAAACCTGACGGCGACGGCGGTGAAAAAGCTGCGCGCAGCACGGCCGCACCAACCAAGCCGCAGTTACCACACGCACCTAAGTTCAACCAATCTGCAGTTTAACTAATAACTGCTCCGGCCGGCCGGTTATCAAGTTCAAAGGCCTCGTTCAATGCCGTGCGCGTACTCGTACTGCACACTGATCCTAGCTAGCTGCGACGTCGATCCACCAACGCGCGATATGATGTTAGAGCGATGAGCCATTCagcaataataataataataatgataatAATAATGATATTAGGGTGATTGCATTTGCATGCATGAATCATGATTCATATCCGTCCACGCAAAATATATAATACTCGGACGCACCAGCTGTTCGATCCGTTTGTCGGTTGTTCTCCGGTGCAAGATGTCAACCGTGATCTTGATGACGACGATCATTCAACGCCTCGGCTCAGAGTTAGTATTTCCGTACATATAAGCGATTTCAGGCGCAGTTCATTCATAATCTTGTATTAGCAGAATGTAAGGCTGTTACTTTGAAATAAAACTTAATTCAAACCAGCAAAAAAGAAGTACCATGGGATCATTTTCTCATTTCAGTACTCCCAAGTCCAACAGACAGCGTGTAAGATCTTTCTCTTAGAGCACCTACAGTCGGACCTTTCAAAATCCGCCTCGTACACCTGGACAGGCTGCCCGGTCACGTTTTTTCAACCGAGACAGAGGCCTCAAACGGGCATCAAACGCTCTGTCTGACCGGCACcccatatccagcccaaatatggggGTGCCCGGGCACGCCCGTCACGTCGGACCTGGCCCATGCTGACTCACCCAACCCCATTTATATTCGTCCCCATCCTCTCGCAGGAGCAAACCCTAGCCACTTCACTCCACTCCCTCCACTCTCCTCCGCCACCCGAACTTACCTCCGTTGGTTTCTGGCCTTCTCCTCCATGGCAGGCAGCAGATCAGACTCCGACCAGTTCGGATCAGTCGACTGGGGTGTCGTCCCGTGTGGGTTGGAGGAGTCAATGCCAGTCCGCATTGCACTGCGCCGCTCCCGGGAGGACAGCGCCCGGCCGACGGACAGATCCGTCCGCCATGACGCCATAGCGTCGGCTCACTAGGCACTCGGGTCCTCTGGTGCTGGATCCTCGCTGTCCCGGCTGAAACACCTCTCCTTCCCCATCATCGGTCGGACAGAGTATGAGTCCCACCGGGAACGGGCGGCCCGTCGTGGGGAGGAGGGCCGCCGAGGCCCGTATCGTGGCAGAGGCAGCTGATGCGGAGAAAGCCATCCGCGTCCGTATTGTGAAGAATCGGCAGCGGATCAACATGTGCGCCGTTGCCCAGGAGCAGAATCAGGCGGTCCGTGCCATGGCCGAACTGCCAccgaaggaggagaaggaggacaGCTCCAGCGACGAGCAGACCCGGCTCGATCTGTACTGCGTCTTCGACCGATACTTCCACGAAAAGGACGACAAGGGCGCCGGAAAGGGCAATGGCAGCCGTGGATGAAGTCCACCATAatcaaacatgccaaattttggTAATATGATGACATGTTTAGCGTAGTGTAATGGAGTACCCAGATGATGCGTGTGCGTCGACATAGTTACATGAGTTTATCTGGATTTAAAATATGGTAATTGAGGTGTCCGGGTGTGGATTGCATTTTTTGAAAAGTGCTCGGCGTTTGAAGGGCCGAATTTATCAagtccggctgtagatgctctcgGTCCCTTTTACCTCGACCACCCAGCTGGACCAAAGGGTGCGTGTACGTGATCGACCGCACAAGCTTCCTCCAACTGTATTGCGTACTACAGCATACACATGTCGTCACTGCAATAATGCATGCGTACGCGTAGAACAAGATACGGACGGAGGTCGACCGATCGATCATCGACGGAGCGCGCAGAGACGCAAGAGGACGTCCTACGATGATGAGTGGCACATCGCATTGGGTCGCCAATAAGCATCGGCCTCCGATAGGCCAGACGACGTACGTGCCGCGACCATGAACGCGGCGGTACGAACTCCACAGCCTACCGCGCTAGACCAACTGATCAAGCTATAGTTAGCTAGGGTGGTACCGTTCGTGCGTATTGCGCGTACGCGTGCATGCGTCCGTGCAATTACGCGAACCTGCTGCTGCATGCTGCAGCCAGCCAGCCAGGCAGGCGAGCGAGCGAGGAAGAAAGGTGGCCGGCCAGGTCACTCTGATATCTATCTGATCCCGCAGCCCACCTACCCGGGCAGGCCCACTGGCAGCGCGGGCCCGTGGAAACTTAGCTGGCCGGCCCCACCCCCGCTGAGCGGAGCTCCATGCCCCGATCCCGTCGCTCGCACGTGCGGCCCGTGCCGGCCCACTGACGCCCGGACCCGCCGAATGTGGATCGCGTGTCAGCGGCCTCCGGTCCCACGCGTCAGCGGGGCATCCGTGGTACCCGCCAAGCGCGCACCGCTGCCTCCCTCCGTGGACGCGGGTTCAGTAGGAATACGCCTTCTACAGTTGCGTTGCGGGTTTGGCTCGTACTGTACTGTACAGTACCGCTCGTACTGTAGCGTCGTCTCTCCGATTTATAAGCGGGGAGGCGGGGTGGGCTCTGCCCGGTTCAGCTGCGCAGTCGGGAGAGTAAATAAGGACATCCCAGCCAACGAAAGCTCCCACTCCCCCTCCGCCATTACTCCCTGCTCCGATGGCCTCGCCGCCGCAGCCGCAGGTGGACGTGGACCTCGGCAAGCTGAGCTACGAGATCTTCTCCTTCCTCGAGAGCAAGTTCTTGTACGGTGGTGGCGCTAGCGGGGGCGGGGTGTGCTCGCTGCCGGGCACGCCGGGGCGAGGGCCGGTCGGCGGTGGGGGCGCGAGGGTGCGGGTGCTGGCCATTGACGGCTGCGGCCCGGGCCCCGGGGACGCGCTGCTGGCAGCCGCCGCGCTGGCCAGGCTCGAGGCCGCGCTGCGGGCCAAGGCCGGCGACCCCGACGCTCGCGTCGCCGACTTCTTCGACGCCGCCGCGGgggccggcgcgggcggcgtgCTCGCGGCGATGCTGTTTGTGAGGGGTGTTGACGGGCGGCCCAAGTATACGGCCGCGGACGCGCTGGCGTTCGTGGCGGCGGGCCTCGGGAAGGGCGGGTggggcggaggtggaggtggaTGGCGCGGGAGGTGGGCCGCGCTGTTCCGGCGCGGGGAGAGGTCGTCGGACAAGTCCTCGTTGTCggcgtcctcgtcctcgtcgtcGCTCCGCCGGGTGTTCGGCGACGCGACGCTGAGGGACACGGTGGCGCCGCTGCTGGTGCCGTGCTACGACCTGGCCACGGGCGCGCCGTTCCTCTTCTCCCGCACCGACGCCGTCGAGAGCGACAGCTTCGACTTCCGCCTCCGCGACGTCTGCGCGGCCACCTGCGCCGGAGGCTCGGCCGCGACCGCGGTCCGCTCCGTGAACGGCCTTACGGCCATCGCCGCGGCGTCGGGCGGCGTGGCAGCGATGGGCAACCCGGCCGCGGCGGCCATCACCCACGTCCTGCACAACAAGCAGGAGTTCCCCCTCGCCGCCGGCGTCGACGACCTCCTCGTCGTCTCCATCGGCTCCGGGTCCTCCTCCGGCGGCACCGCCTCGGGCTCCGCCACCCCGTCCGCCGGGTGGCGCACGCCGATCCCCCCGCGCTCCCCGTCCCCCGCCGAGATGGTCCGCCTCACCGCCGAAGGCGTCGCCGACATGGTCGACCAGGCCGTGGCCATGGCATTCGGCCACACCTGCGGCCGCAACTACGTCCGCATCCAGGTCAGCCAAGCCACAGAGCTTCATCCCGTCCCCCCATTCTTGCCGTCTCCCTTGTTTCAAACACTAACAGCGACGAGTTACTGGTTCcaggcggcggcgccggcgcaCTCGATCAAGGCGCTCCGGTCGCTGGAGGCGCGGAAGGTGGTGGCGATCGCGGACGGGATGCTGACGCAGCGGAACGTGGAGGCGGAGCTGTTCCGGGGGCGCCGGCTGTCCGAGAAGTCCAACCGGGAGAAGCTGGACGCGTTCGCGACGGAGCTGGTGAAGGAGCACGACCGCCGGCGAGACTCGCCCCCAGGGCTCCTCCCCAACGTGGCCATCAAGCAGGTGTCGCCGACGCCGCCGCGGCTGTCCTCGGCCACCACGTCCTCCGCCGCGACCACGGGCACCACCGGCAGGACCGCGTCCACCATGCCGTCGCCGGCGTCGACGCAGGACTCAGGGCACTGACACGACACGGATCAAGAGCCGATCATGCATGCGACGTGGACGGGTCACCCTCCTTCCCCAGTTTTGTACATTTGCCCGCCTATGCAACAGAGGAGTCGAAATGCTTCTACGAGTACTAAAGTTTATTTATTTATCCTCTGCTCTCCTCTGTTCTGCTCCCTCCACGAgtcgccgacatgtggggcacGATGAAAAACCCCTATGAAGTCAAGCTGATTCTATTATACTCCGTAGCTCACATCACAACTGTCCGTCCACTTTGTCGAGTGGCATTCGAAAAGCAGTTCACCGCGAAATACTATACTATACTGCCCAAAATTGAAATCGTATGAGCAGCGAATACGATGTGTCAATGTGTAAAGCAGAAAGGAGATGCCATCCCTTTGAAAAAGCGGTTTTCTTTCTTCCCGTTTTCCCTCGCGGGCAGGTTGAATTGAAGCCGACGCGGATCGGATTAGCCCTAATTGCCCATCTGTTCTGATGCTGACAGACGGCTAATAAATAGTACTACTAGTAGCTTGATCGATTGCAATGTGCAGTTAATCACACGGCAAATGCATGATTAGGGAGCATGCATCATGCATGTTGCTGAACATggtctcctcttcttcttctcgtTTCCTGATTGTGTGGCGTGCGGTCGAGGAGTAAGGGCAATTTCAACGCGGTTCATTGAAACGGACACAAGAAATATTGTTGACACGCTCGAAAGTGTTTGTCGATAACGGATAGGAGGGCGGCCATCTAAACCTATACACCAAAATGTCTGTTATTTTTTTTAAGAATAAAACTAAGCCAAATGTCTGCTATGCAACTCCAGTTTGAATCATCGATCAGTAGAACCTAAACTATACATTTGAATCCTAATAAAAGCGTCGGACGTCCAATAAAATTTTAAAATTCATCGGTTCCAAATTTAATCATACTCCTCGAAAGCGGCATTCATTTCAAACTATCACTCCTCGGGCTTGAAATTCTTCATCAACACATGTTGTTCACCTAGATGTTGTGCCCCTTGAGTTTCATTCAACAATGCATCAATTTGAAAGGCTTGCCCTCCGTCCTTTGATACAACGTGGCAACGCATCCAGGCTACACAATGACATGATCATCGAGTTGCAACATTGAGTAAGTGAACTGACCAACACGTAGAGCAACAAAAAGCAAAACTTATTCCAATTCTGCAGTCACACCGTAATATACTTCATGACGGCGTTTGAAATGGTGTATCATCGATGGAGTAGCGACTTCACACCGCGATCACGGATCACATCCAAATTGTAGGGCACGCAGTGCTTTGCCCTTATGGAATCAAGAATGCACATGTTGCCAAAACATCTTGCCATTTTCGCTTTATGCGTACAACCGCCCAATTATGACCAATGATGCGTCACACAACAATGCATCCGCCCTCACTGAGTACCAGCCATCATGCTTGCTTCATGTTAAACACGGAGAAAAGTCAAAAAAAAAGTTTCCCACTGACATTTTGGTCGAACACTTACATGTCGTGGTGTTCGCCATGGATGCCATCGGTAGGGGCGGACAATAGCCGAGCTGCGTTTGGATCTAGGGTGCAACGGTGGCGAAGTACAAGGCACTTGGGTGGAGCAGCGAAGCTCCGGCTAGAACTAGGCGACGATTGGAGTGGTATAAAGGCGATGATGGTCTTGGTCGGTGCGGATACTTAGCAAGGGGGGAGGGGCTGAGTGGGGGAAAGGGCTCCGGGAGAGGGGTTTTGGTTGGCCGAGTGTGTCGGAGTCCAACGTGATGGGTGTTCGAACTTCCCCAAACCTCCAACGAGTTTGTTTTCGTATGAGGGAATTCAAATGTCCGAACAGATCCGTTAATGCACCGCGTTGGATGGCAAAAAGTATCTAGACCACACTGTCCGGATGTCTAGAGGCGTTTTGATGGTTGGAGTTGCCCTAAAGAAGGATTTTTTTTTGTTGCAAAGATGAGACTTGAAGGCTgtataaataaaagtcatctgcTAGCGCTATGCACAAACTCTAGCTTCCGAATGCTGTATGCGTGTATCAGAAAATGAGCATTGCACTCTACATCAGACAGATAGATAGACAGGTACATACATACATTGTACTCGTCAAGCATGATCTTCCTTGTACTTCTACTCCGTATCTTCTCGTACTCATGCCGTGTTGTTTGCACCTACGGCCTAGCTTTGCCCAAGGGACGAGACGTGGAAGAGATACCAAAGACTTGCTTCCCGGGCAGAAGGAACCGAACTGCCTTCGACGACAGAAACCGAAGCGCAAGACGATCGGTGTGTTGGGACGTCTGAATTCCGCCTACAGGAACTGAACTGTCTGGTAGGAGACACCGGCGCATCAAACAGGAGGAAGGAAAAACAGAAGCGTACCAGCGCTGCACCGCACTGGCCAGTGTCACTCGGCAGTGCTCTCACTGTTCCAGAACCACTGGAAAAACACAGTAGGAGACACATTTTTTGTACTTGAAGCACACTGCAGACGCCTTTGGGGTCAGGAAAGCGGTAATTTGGCCCTTTACCTCTTTGACCGCGACAGATATGCTATGCTGCCACCACGAGCTGGTAAAATCTTTGGGACGAGCATTGGTTCTCGCGAGTTTTTTACTACCAAAAGAACAACAAAGAGAGGAGACAGGTTAGTTGGTTAAATTAACCGAGGACGCCATGGATCTCACGGCGCCCCGTTACCGACGCCGGATCACCACCTCGTTTACCCCACAAGTTTCACCGCCTTGGCCTTGGGCGGAGTTGAAACTTGTCAACGCCCCCATCGGACGCAGCGTCTCTTTAATTCACCGGAAGCTTCCGCATGCATGCGACGCGACGGGCGAAGAGGAAGAGCAGATCTCCGTCCAGCTTTAACCATCGCCATTGGAGCGCTGCTGCTGCATGCACGTGAGGCAGGCCCTCGATTTCGATTTTCGACTGCCAGCTTAACCTCACATGGAGTTTGTACCGTACTGTGTGTAGGTTAAGCTGGCATGTCAATGCAACCGAATCTTCAATTTCAACCCCAGACCCCAGGGTAGTAGTAGTAAAAGTGAACTTCGATGGGTGTCAACTCATCATCTTGCAGTTTACTGTAGTTTACTACTGCACGCCGCCCGGCAGGAGCCAGCTAGAACCCTAGAACTGATGGCTGGCAGAATTTACAAATTACAAACACAGTATACAGAGAAGTACTCCTAGGATCCTATACCTTGCGTCCGTGCGCACGCATATATATAGCTGACACTGCGAATTATTTTATCCCTGCGCTGCATTTCAACCACGGCGTTGAACTGAACTAGTGTATCTGCATCGTTGAAACCTGGGAGCTGAAACAGTATGTGCTAGTACTAATGTACTACGCATATGTGTGTATGTATGCACACGGAAAGTTGGCTGGAATTAGTTACTGCC
Protein-coding sequences here:
- the LOC125507813 gene encoding patatin-like protein 3, with the translated sequence MASPPQPQVDVDLGKLSYEIFSFLESKFLYGGGASGGGVCSLPGTPGRGPVGGGGARVRVLAIDGCGPGPGDALLAAAALARLEAALRAKAGDPDARVADFFDAAAGAGAGGVLAAMLFVRGVDGRPKYTAADALAFVAAGLGKGGWGGGGGGWRGRWAALFRRGERSSDKSSLSASSSSSSLRRVFGDATLRDTVAPLLVPCYDLATGAPFLFSRTDAVESDSFDFRLRDVCAATCAGGSAATAVRSVNGLTAIAAASGGVAAMGNPAAAAITHVLHNKQEFPLAAGVDDLLVVSIGSGSSSGGTASGSATPSAGWRTPIPPRSPSPAEMVRLTAEGVADMVDQAVAMAFGHTCGRNYVRIQAAAPAHSIKALRSLEARKVVAIADGMLTQRNVEAELFRGRRLSEKSNREKLDAFATELVKEHDRRRDSPPGLLPNVAIKQVSPTPPRLSSATTSSAATTGTTGRTASTMPSPASTQDSGH